A genomic stretch from Aedes albopictus strain Foshan chromosome 2, AalbF5, whole genome shotgun sequence includes:
- the LOC109413874 gene encoding general odorant-binding protein 67 — MVSKLWILLAFVGPALAQSDDYYDTNRRSRGNDERCYEHDQFPEPSECCTRPLWINQYLVRPCRFSNVQRDGYRQEHEACSVSCGVYRINMELLNNQVNSVRVFRPARLRAYGDEDWKQTVASALKLCKKRITSMVGNRVREGREAEQCQEANDVFADCLDGQLFLQCPARVFIRTQGCEQAKSHLMEGCPYRSLTHATEKHRNDWYDRNQWNGAGNGGRNDDQYDDEYEDVNGGRQNRNGGGYNTRNNNDRNRNNGQW; from the exons ATGGTTTCCAAACTGTGGATACTCTTGGCCTTCGTTGGGCCGGCCTTGGCCCAATCCGACGATTACTACGACACCAATCGACGGTCCAGGGGTAACGACGAACGGTGCTACGAGCACGATCAGTTCCCGGAACCAAGCGAGTGCTGCACCCGTCCACTGTGGATCAACCAATACCTGGTTAGACCGTGTCGGTTCAGCAATGTCCAACGCGATGGCTACCGGCAGGAACATGAAGCC TGTAGCGTTAGCTGCGGAGTCTATCGGATCAACATGGAACTGCTGAACAACCAGGTGAACAGCGTTCGAGTATTTCGGCCGGCCCGTTTGAGAGCATATGGGGATGAAGACTGGAAGCAAACGGTCGCCTCGGCGTTGAAGCTGTGCAAGAAGCGAATCACTTCAATGGTAGGGAatcgcgttagagagggtcgagAGGCGGAGCAGTGCCAAGAAGCAAACGACGTCTTCGCCGACTGTCTGGATGGGCAACTGTTCCTG CAATGCCCCGCACGGGTGTTCATTCGGACTCAAGGATGTGAACAAGCTAAAAGCCATCTAATGGAAGGATGCCCGTACAGGTCATTGACTCATGCGACTGAAAAGCATCGAAACGATTGGTACGATAGGAATCAGTGGAACGGTGCTGGGAACGGAGGAAGGAATGACGATCAGTACGATGATGAGTACGAGGATGTGAACGGAGGACGACAGAACAGGAATGGGGGAGGGTATAACACCAGAAATAACAACGATAGAAATAGAAACAATGGTCAATGGTAA